ACCCATCCCACGACCACCCGACCGCACGGACGCCCGACCCTCCAGGCGTACGACCGCGCGAGGTCGGAACGGTCGGAGGGTCAGGTGAGTTGGGCGGCTTGGACTGCTTCGGCGGTTACCTCGGTGAGGTGGTCGGTGGGGAGAGCGCCCAGTTCCTCGCGGGCGAACCAGCGGGCCTCGCAGGTGGAACCGCCCACGTCGGCGATGGTCAGCGGGTTGGGCTGGTCGACCACCACGCGGTAGAAGGCGCGTACGCCGTGCCAGTCGATCGGGTAGCCCTCGGGGCCGAGCGAGGCGGCGTCGCGGTGGCTGGCCACCCCGAGGAGCTCGACCAGGCGGCCGGTCTGCCCGGTCTCTTCGACAAGTTCCCGGATCAGCGCCGCGCCGGGCTGCTCGCCGTAGTCGGTGCCGCCGCCCGGAAGGTGCCAGCAGCCGGCGCCGGGGTAGCCGTCGGAGACCCGGGTGAGTAGCACCCGACCGGCCGGGTCTGTGCACACCGCGTACGCGGCGAAGCGCTGCGCGCGGTGCAGCCCGTCGGGGCCGGGCACCGCGTAGAAGGAGGGGAATTCGGGCGCCTCGTCGGGCACCACGTCGGCCGAGGAGGCGGGCAGCCCGAGGGCACGTGCGGTGAACGAGCGCA
The window above is part of the Micromonospora sp. LH3U1 genome. Proteins encoded here:
- a CDS encoding NUDIX hydrolase; its protein translation is MTTLLEPLRRIAAYAVCADSRGRVLLVRASERSGTPGTWSLPGGAVDHGEDPNHTVVRETAAETGLSVAVSGLADVLADMRALPERGITIHTDRLIYRVAVRGGTLADRVGERPTDLARWYTLDEARELPLRSFTARALGLPASSADVVPDEAPEFPSFYAVPGPDGLHRAQRFAAYAVCTDPAGRVLLTRVSDGYPGAGCWHLPGGGTDYGEQPGAALIRELVEETGQTGRLVELLGVASHRDAASLGPEGYPIDWHGVRAFYRVVVDQPNPLTIADVGGSTCEARWFAREELGALPTDHLTEVTAEAVQAAQLT